A single region of the Marinobacter salinisoli genome encodes:
- a CDS encoding cytochrome-c peroxidase produces MNNKRITTGAVLTALACVNFYASSAGAEHLDDVSLRAMAIERFGGPATLSEIPVPVPSQLNDFVKDRDAAIALGKALFWDMQAGSDGQACASCHFAAGADNRTKNQLSPGLLDAINPDSIFDHTFTGNRGPNYEMTLEDFPLRRLADPNNRESTILHDMNDVVSSQGTFGSGFSLTPIDPLRRNDQCTPPVDSIFNVGGIAVRKVEPRNAPTVINAAFFHRNFWDGRANNIFNGLNPLGERGLLASDGNPEPGVVKVQPDGSVAKVQVRLDNGSLASQAVGPALSDFESSCAGRQFADLGRKLLDRKPLSFQLVHANDSVLGPLKDNSGTRRRPAKGLISTYGDMVEQAFHAPYWSSSQLFTANGTPLPEDTTEAGYRQMEVNFSLFWGLAILLYENTLISDQTPIDSFMAGADTALTAQEKLGFEVFLDKGKCVNCHEGPEFTGATVRARANQPFGNEESIERMIMGDGATAVYDGGFYNIGVRPSREDLGVGASLAGFPLSFARQEVFGPKIDDFNFDPQRFEIPGPIVPGERVAVDGAFKTPTIRNVELTSPYFHNGGQATLEQVVEFYNRGGDRRSQGCGDTSGFGNNCSNLDPDIVPLGLTDVELAALVAFMKAATDERVRFARAPFDHPQLFVPDGHVGDQNSVTDFGDGTAVDQWLELPAVGASGRSTPVRSFEQNLTSP; encoded by the coding sequence ATGAACAACAAACGCATCACCACCGGTGCAGTGCTCACCGCACTCGCCTGTGTAAACTTCTATGCCAGCTCCGCAGGCGCTGAGCACTTGGACGATGTCAGCCTCAGGGCAATGGCCATTGAAAGGTTCGGTGGTCCTGCCACTTTAAGCGAAATTCCGGTCCCCGTACCCAGCCAACTGAATGACTTCGTAAAAGATCGCGATGCCGCCATTGCCCTGGGCAAGGCGCTCTTCTGGGATATGCAGGCAGGCAGCGATGGCCAGGCCTGCGCCTCCTGTCACTTTGCCGCCGGAGCCGACAACCGGACCAAGAATCAGCTCAGCCCCGGTCTACTCGACGCCATCAACCCCGACAGCATTTTCGACCACACTTTTACCGGGAACCGGGGCCCCAACTATGAGATGACACTGGAGGACTTCCCCCTTCGGCGGTTGGCTGACCCAAACAATCGGGAGTCTACTATTCTCCATGATATGAATGATGTTGTGTCCTCCCAAGGCACCTTTGGCAGTGGCTTTTCCTTGACGCCCATCGACCCCCTCAGGCGCAACGATCAATGCACTCCGCCAGTGGACTCGATCTTCAATGTCGGGGGGATAGCGGTACGGAAGGTCGAGCCGCGAAATGCTCCCACCGTCATTAACGCCGCCTTCTTTCACCGCAACTTCTGGGATGGCCGGGCCAATAATATCTTCAATGGCCTGAACCCCCTGGGAGAGCGCGGTCTGCTGGCATCTGACGGCAACCCGGAACCCGGCGTCGTAAAGGTACAGCCGGACGGTTCAGTGGCCAAGGTGCAGGTGCGACTGGATAACGGCAGTCTGGCCTCGCAGGCCGTGGGGCCAGCGCTCTCGGACTTTGAAAGCAGCTGTGCCGGACGTCAATTCGCAGATCTTGGCCGCAAGCTGCTGGACCGAAAACCCCTCTCGTTCCAATTAGTGCACGCCAACGACAGTGTGCTGGGCCCGCTGAAGGATAATAGCGGAACTCGTCGCCGGCCCGCCAAGGGGCTGATTTCGACTTATGGCGACATGGTTGAACAAGCCTTCCATGCCCCCTACTGGTCTTCATCCCAGCTATTTACCGCCAACGGAACCCCGCTGCCTGAGGATACCACCGAGGCCGGCTACCGTCAGATGGAAGTGAATTTTTCGCTGTTCTGGGGACTGGCCATTCTGCTGTACGAAAACACCCTGATCTCGGACCAGACTCCCATCGATTCGTTCATGGCCGGGGCAGACACCGCACTGACCGCCCAGGAAAAGCTCGGCTTTGAGGTATTCCTCGATAAAGGCAAGTGCGTTAACTGCCATGAGGGACCGGAATTTACCGGCGCGACCGTGCGTGCGCGGGCAAATCAGCCCTTTGGCAACGAAGAGTCCATCGAGCGCATGATCATGGGCGATGGTGCCACGGCGGTCTATGATGGCGGCTTCTACAACATTGGCGTGCGGCCCAGTCGGGAGGACCTCGGTGTGGGGGCGTCTCTGGCAGGATTCCCGCTGTCTTTCGCCCGGCAGGAAGTGTTTGGCCCCAAGATTGATGATTTCAATTTTGATCCGCAACGGTTTGAAATCCCCGGCCCGATAGTACCGGGAGAGCGAGTGGCCGTAGACGGAGCCTTCAAGACCCCGACCATCCGAAACGTGGAGCTGACCAGCCCCTACTTTCATAATGGTGGCCAGGCGACCCTCGAGCAGGTGGTAGAGTTTTATAACCGCGGTGGCGATAGACGCAGCCAGGGCTGCGGCGATACCTCCGGCTTCGGTAATAATTGCAGCAACCTGGACCCGGACATCGTGCCGCTGGGGTTGACCGATGTGGAATTGGCGGCGCTGGTAGCATTTATGAAGGCCGCGACGGACGAACGGGTGAGGTTT
- a CDS encoding PQQ-dependent sugar dehydrogenase produces MKKSSYIRYVSVVAASSVLLGLPLSSQAEAPQVKQTVFMEGLENPWDMAFLSDGTMFVTEKCKGLSVRLPDGTVNNLLGMGGTDGYSMTADDLFCNGQAGMNGVALDPDFDSNRTVFVYSASRMGDDPATNRVLRLTVSDDFSSVSDRTDIVENIPYKQAPTDHPFGDAGAHNGGRIRFSPDGFLYVTTGDNHNSSLPQFGDNLGSKVLRIDRDGKAAPTNADALPDGFDARTYTYGHRNVQGIAFHPQSQQPIITEHGPWHTDEVNALVPGGNSGWDPRPNMAGRGDCPDDYCGYEPNQNEGMDPEERRKYMPMTDFETYPDAMKPLWTNNNYSQGISSAAFLAGEQWGDWDGRLVVSFLGIGFGDTPVGQRINVIHLVPEGPEIVDNTEMPLSAGPARFRGLVMGPDGSLYAATDEGQIHRFTPE; encoded by the coding sequence ATGAAAAAATCCTCTTACATACGTTATGTGAGTGTCGTGGCAGCCTCGTCGGTATTGTTGGGGTTGCCGCTGAGCTCGCAGGCCGAGGCGCCCCAAGTCAAGCAAACTGTGTTCATGGAGGGCCTCGAAAATCCCTGGGACATGGCCTTCTTGTCCGATGGAACCATGTTTGTTACTGAAAAGTGCAAAGGCCTCTCGGTCCGACTCCCGGATGGCACGGTCAATAACCTGCTTGGCATGGGAGGCACCGACGGCTATTCGATGACCGCCGACGATCTGTTCTGCAACGGACAAGCGGGCATGAATGGTGTCGCTCTCGATCCGGACTTTGACAGCAACCGGACGGTCTTTGTTTATTCCGCCTCGCGCATGGGCGACGACCCTGCGACGAACCGCGTGTTACGACTGACGGTCAGCGACGATTTTTCCAGCGTCTCGGACCGGACAGACATTGTTGAGAACATTCCCTACAAGCAGGCGCCCACCGATCACCCCTTCGGTGACGCTGGCGCTCATAATGGAGGCCGCATCCGCTTTAGTCCTGATGGTTTCCTCTACGTGACCACCGGCGACAATCACAACAGCAGCCTGCCACAATTCGGAGACAATCTTGGCTCCAAGGTCTTGCGCATTGACCGTGACGGCAAGGCCGCCCCGACGAACGCGGACGCGTTACCGGATGGATTCGATGCCCGAACCTACACCTACGGCCACCGCAACGTTCAGGGCATTGCCTTCCATCCGCAAAGTCAGCAGCCCATCATCACCGAACATGGCCCATGGCATACCGATGAAGTAAATGCTCTGGTGCCCGGTGGTAATAGTGGGTGGGACCCCCGGCCTAACATGGCAGGACGTGGCGATTGCCCGGATGACTACTGCGGCTATGAGCCAAACCAGAACGAAGGCATGGACCCTGAAGAAAGAAGGAAATACATGCCGATGACCGATTTTGAAACCTACCCGGATGCCATGAAGCCACTGTGGACCAATAACAACTACTCTCAGGGCATCAGCAGCGCGGCGTTCCTGGCGGGTGAGCAGTGGGGTGACTGGGACGGTCGTCTGGTGGTCAGTTTCCTCGGCATTGGCTTCGGTGACACGCCGGTGGGCCAGCGTATAAATGTCATCCACCTGGTACCAGAGGGGCCAGAAATCGTGGATAACACCGAGATGCCTCTGTCAGCCGGGCCGGCCCGCTTCCGTGGCCTGGTGATGGGACCGGATGGTTCCCTCTATGCCGCGACGGATGAAGGTCAGATTCATCGGTTTACCCCAGAGTAA
- a CDS encoding c-type cytochrome, producing the protein MVRILLGSITIALLSTHLHAADLEAGKELYSNNCAQCHGPTAKGMASFPALAGRDASYLQSRLETYRAGERVGANSGLMIPNARNLSDEDIANLSGFISQL; encoded by the coding sequence GTGGTACGTATTCTGTTAGGTTCGATAACCATCGCTCTGCTTTCCACCCACTTGCACGCGGCGGATCTGGAGGCGGGCAAAGAACTGTATTCCAATAATTGTGCCCAGTGTCACGGCCCCACAGCAAAGGGCATGGCCAGTTTCCCAGCCCTGGCAGGTCGCGATGCGAGTTACCTTCAATCTCGTCTCGAAACCTACCGTGCCGGTGAGAGGGTGGGAGCAAACTCCGGGTTGATGATTCCGAATGCGCGAAATCTGAGTGACGAAGACATAGCCAATCTTTCGGGCTTCATCTCCCAACTTTAA
- a CDS encoding S9 family peptidase → MIQRSELVASQAGVFWLETDPDSGLNLIHTLAGSGEGSAPLLPDTLGVRSQVNGYGGGALCATSDRLFAIESSSQQIYVIFPETGRFSPVTDDASACYGGLVWDRHRERLLAVREDADGQQLVAIRQGKLETLHQGEDFYSAPAVSDSGRQLAWISWQLPDMPWVASVLWLAKVSDDGRLVDARPVMPFPSPTRACVQQPLFVGETLYVLSDHLGWWQPWQMDENGSWRCLDDTPEDQASAPWQLGESQHLPLPEGGWLRVRYRNGMAGLWWNSGRDASPQQLADSYIDFRCLTRQENRAYCIARSADRLDAVLSVATDTGQIHVLAGGETPFGEIALSSPEPFRLPDSEEQAVVVSGFYYPPVHSQPGQMDDAPLVMIAHGGPTAMISPVLNPQVQFLCHQGFAVAEVNYRGSSGFGRDFRLCLAGQWGVVDVQDIERAARHLVSEGKASGQAVFIQGRSSGGYTALMALVSSAYFTAGVSQFGVSDPERLRKMTHRFESGYLDWLLGSFEESPERWRERSPLRQAHRIQQPTAFFQGGQDAIVVPEQTQRMATAIRANGRESLVQVYPDEGHGFRKASNQADMLTRLAAFYRQFLQR, encoded by the coding sequence TTGATACAGCGTAGCGAGCTTGTAGCCTCGCAAGCCGGTGTCTTTTGGCTCGAAACCGACCCGGATTCCGGCCTGAATCTGATTCATACCCTGGCCGGGTCTGGCGAGGGCTCCGCCCCCTTACTGCCGGATACCCTGGGCGTCCGAAGCCAGGTAAACGGCTATGGCGGTGGCGCCCTATGCGCGACTTCGGACCGGCTATTTGCCATAGAATCCTCCAGCCAGCAGATCTACGTCATTTTCCCCGAGACTGGAAGGTTCAGCCCTGTGACCGATGATGCCAGTGCCTGCTACGGCGGCCTGGTGTGGGATCGGCACCGGGAGCGGCTACTGGCCGTGCGGGAAGATGCCGATGGCCAGCAACTGGTCGCGATTCGCCAGGGAAAGCTGGAAACCCTGCATCAAGGTGAGGATTTCTACAGTGCGCCTGCGGTATCCGACAGCGGCCGGCAACTGGCCTGGATCAGTTGGCAATTACCGGATATGCCGTGGGTTGCGTCGGTGCTCTGGCTGGCCAAAGTCAGTGACGATGGCAGGCTTGTGGACGCCAGGCCAGTCATGCCCTTCCCGTCGCCAACTCGCGCCTGCGTCCAGCAACCGCTATTCGTGGGCGAAACCCTGTACGTGCTGTCGGATCATCTGGGCTGGTGGCAGCCTTGGCAAATGGATGAGAACGGGAGCTGGCGTTGTCTTGACGACACCCCGGAAGACCAGGCGAGCGCGCCCTGGCAACTGGGTGAAAGCCAGCATTTGCCGCTGCCAGAGGGCGGATGGCTGCGGGTGCGATATCGCAATGGTATGGCCGGGCTGTGGTGGAACTCCGGCCGTGACGCGTCGCCGCAACAACTGGCTGATTCCTATATTGATTTCCGATGCCTGACCCGGCAGGAAAACCGGGCCTACTGCATTGCGCGGTCAGCAGACCGGCTCGACGCGGTCCTTTCTGTGGCTACTGACACCGGCCAGATCCATGTGCTGGCCGGCGGCGAGACACCCTTTGGTGAGATTGCGCTTTCATCGCCCGAGCCATTCCGGCTGCCGGACAGTGAGGAACAGGCCGTTGTCGTCAGTGGGTTCTACTACCCACCGGTGCATTCCCAGCCTGGACAAATGGATGACGCCCCACTGGTGATGATCGCGCACGGGGGGCCAACCGCCATGATCAGCCCCGTGCTGAATCCCCAGGTTCAGTTTCTCTGCCACCAGGGATTTGCAGTTGCCGAGGTGAATTATCGGGGCAGTTCCGGTTTTGGCCGCGACTTTCGACTGTGCCTGGCTGGCCAGTGGGGGGTGGTCGATGTTCAGGACATCGAGCGAGCCGCCCGGCACCTCGTCAGTGAGGGCAAGGCCAGCGGTCAGGCCGTCTTTATTCAGGGACGCAGTTCGGGAGGCTATACGGCATTGATGGCGCTGGTCTCGTCAGCTTATTTCACGGCCGGCGTGAGTCAGTTCGGAGTCAGTGATCCCGAACGCTTGCGGAAAATGACCCATCGTTTTGAATCAGGCTATCTGGACTGGCTCCTCGGCTCCTTCGAGGAGTCGCCGGAACGCTGGAGAGAGCGTTCGCCCCTGAGGCAGGCGCACCGCATCCAGCAACCCACAGCTTTTTTCCAGGGTGGGCAGGATGCCATTGTGGTTCCCGAACAGACTCAACGTATGGCAACGGCGATACGCGCCAACGGCCGGGAGTCGCTGGTACAGGTGTATCCTGATGAGGGCCACGGCTTTCGGAAGGCATCGAATCAGGCGGATATGTTAACTCGGCTGGCCGCGTTCTACCGGCAGTTCCTGCAACGCTGA
- the pqqE gene encoding pyrroloquinoline quinone biosynthesis protein PqqE, with amino-acid sequence MTHRDIAPEQRSTEVGPPLWLLAELTYRCPLQCPYCSNPLDFAHTQTELSTEQWMEVLRQGREMGAAQLGFSGGEPLVRQDLAELIGEARHLGYYSNLITSGIGLTKAKVDTFLEAGLDHIQVSFQASDSELNNALAGSRKAFEQKLAMARAVKEAGYPMVLNFVIHRHNIHQMNDIIDLCDRLDADYVELATCQYYGWAFRNREALMPSKTQLLTAETAVKSYRERLAASGSRMKLIFVTPDYYEERPKACMNGWGSLFLTVAPDGTALPCHSARMLPIDFPNVCETDLRTIWYDSPGFNHYRGDSWMPEPCRSCDEKARDFGGCRCQAYLLTGNADNADPVCSKSPHHDRVLAARRAADHATTGLEDLTYRNTENSRLFFRS; translated from the coding sequence ATGACACACCGAGACATAGCGCCAGAACAACGTTCAACTGAAGTCGGGCCACCGCTCTGGTTGCTGGCAGAGCTCACTTACCGTTGCCCTTTGCAGTGTCCCTATTGCTCTAACCCGTTAGATTTTGCACATACGCAAACAGAGCTCAGCACCGAACAGTGGATGGAGGTGCTGCGTCAGGGACGTGAGATGGGGGCCGCGCAGCTCGGCTTTTCCGGAGGCGAACCACTGGTCCGCCAGGATCTTGCCGAGCTGATTGGCGAGGCCCGCCACCTGGGCTATTACAGCAACCTGATTACCTCCGGCATTGGCCTCACCAAAGCCAAAGTAGACACGTTCCTGGAGGCCGGGCTGGACCATATCCAGGTCAGCTTCCAGGCGTCTGATTCCGAGTTGAACAACGCATTGGCCGGTTCACGAAAAGCCTTCGAGCAGAAGCTGGCCATGGCCCGGGCCGTGAAGGAAGCCGGTTACCCGATGGTGCTGAACTTCGTCATTCACCGCCATAACATCCATCAGATGAATGACATCATCGATCTTTGCGACCGTCTCGATGCCGATTACGTTGAGTTGGCCACCTGTCAGTATTATGGCTGGGCCTTCAGAAACCGGGAGGCTCTGATGCCCTCCAAGACACAACTGCTGACCGCAGAGACAGCCGTGAAATCCTACCGGGAACGGCTGGCAGCCTCGGGCTCCCGGATGAAACTGATCTTTGTCACCCCTGACTACTACGAAGAGCGCCCAAAGGCCTGCATGAACGGCTGGGGAAGTCTGTTCCTGACCGTCGCGCCTGATGGCACCGCGCTGCCATGCCACAGTGCGCGAATGCTGCCGATCGACTTTCCCAATGTCTGCGAGACCGATCTGCGGACGATCTGGTACGACAGCCCCGGCTTCAACCATTACCGCGGCGACAGCTGGATGCCGGAGCCCTGTCGCTCCTGCGATGAGAAAGCCAGGGATTTCGGCGGTTGTCGGTGTCAGGCCTATCTGCTCACTGGCAACGCGGACAATGCAGACCCCGTGTGCAGTAAATCACCCCACCATGATCGTGTTTTGGCAGCCCGACGCGCTGCCGATCATGCCACCACGGGGCTGGAGGATTTGACCTATCGCAACACCGAGAACTCCCGGCTGTTCTTCCGGAGCTGA
- the pqqD gene encoding pyrroloquinoline quinone biosynthesis peptide chaperone PqqD translates to MNDVIQPHLVPRFRVGFRFQWEPAQNAYVLLYPEGMVRLNGSAGAILNEVDGKRSVADIIERLEQSYPDAGSLSDDVMDFLGEARKNDWIDLT, encoded by the coding sequence ATGAACGACGTGATCCAACCGCACCTTGTGCCTCGTTTCAGAGTCGGTTTCCGGTTCCAGTGGGAGCCGGCGCAGAACGCTTACGTGCTGCTCTATCCCGAGGGGATGGTGCGGCTAAACGGCAGTGCCGGAGCCATACTGAATGAAGTGGATGGCAAACGTTCCGTCGCTGACATAATCGAGCGCCTGGAGCAGAGCTACCCCGATGCCGGGTCGCTGTCTGATGATGTGATGGACTTTCTCGGGGAGGCCCGGAAGAACGACTGGATTGATCTGACATGA
- the pqqB gene encoding pyrroloquinoline quinone biosynthesis protein PqqB produces MHIHVLGSAAGGGFPQWNCNCHNCDGFRKGTLKAQARTQSSIAISEDGEHWILCNASPDIRAQLASFDAMQPARALRDTGISAVLLFDSQVDHTTGLLMLREGMPLDVWSTTQVHEDLSSGFPLFNMLKHWNGGPRWHEIPSSDQTSFTIPCAPSLRLTAIPLLSNAPPYSPRRNNPHPGDNIGLFIEDTRNGATALYAPGLGKPDANILAWMGKADTLLVDGTVWQDDEMQRCEVGTRTGQQMGHLAQSGPGGMIDVLDSMPAARKILIHINNTNPILDESSRERAILASHGIEVAYDGMHLELLGQQ; encoded by the coding sequence ATGCACATTCATGTACTTGGTTCCGCCGCAGGGGGAGGCTTCCCCCAATGGAACTGCAACTGTCACAACTGCGATGGGTTCCGCAAAGGCACGTTGAAAGCTCAGGCTCGCACTCAGTCCTCGATAGCCATCAGTGAGGACGGCGAGCACTGGATTCTCTGCAACGCCTCCCCGGACATTCGCGCGCAGCTTGCCTCGTTCGACGCCATGCAGCCCGCCCGCGCTCTGCGGGATACCGGCATCAGCGCGGTGCTGCTGTTTGATAGCCAGGTCGACCACACCACGGGCCTGCTCATGCTCCGCGAAGGCATGCCCTTGGATGTGTGGAGTACAACTCAGGTGCACGAAGATCTGAGCAGCGGTTTCCCTCTTTTCAACATGCTGAAGCATTGGAACGGTGGCCCACGCTGGCATGAGATTCCGTCCTCAGACCAGACCTCTTTTACCATCCCCTGCGCGCCTTCGTTGCGGCTGACCGCCATTCCGTTACTCAGCAACGCGCCACCGTATTCACCCCGACGCAACAACCCCCACCCCGGTGACAATATCGGTCTGTTTATCGAGGACACCCGCAATGGCGCGACCGCACTCTACGCACCCGGGCTCGGCAAACCGGACGCCAATATTCTGGCATGGATGGGTAAGGCGGATACCCTCCTGGTGGACGGCACGGTGTGGCAGGATGATGAAATGCAGCGCTGTGAAGTCGGCACCCGGACCGGACAGCAAATGGGTCACCTGGCGCAAAGCGGCCCCGGTGGAATGATTGACGTTCTGGACAGCATGCCTGCGGCGCGCAAAATCCTGATCCACATCAACAACACCAACCCAATTCTTGATGAGTCTTCCAGGGAGCGCGCCATTCTGGCCAGTCACGGCATTGAAGTGGCGTATGACGGGATGCACCTTGAACTGCTGGGGCAGCAATGA
- the pqqA gene encoding pyrroloquinoline quinone precursor peptide PqqA encodes MWTKPAYEDLRIGFEVTMYFANR; translated from the coding sequence ATGTGGACCAAACCAGCTTATGAAGATCTACGCATTGGCTTCGAAGTCACCATGTATTTCGCCAATCGTTGA
- a CDS encoding YaeQ family protein, which yields MALKATIFKATLNIADMDRHYYADHHLTIARHPSETDERMMVRLLAFALNADEPLEFTKGLSTDDEPELWQKTLSDDIELWIELGLPEESRLRKACNRAKKVLLYTYGGRAVSLWWDKHRSKLERFDNLSIVNLQPESTSALAQLAERSMNFQITVQDGEVTVSNENALITITPEPLSA from the coding sequence ATGGCACTCAAGGCAACCATCTTTAAGGCAACCCTGAACATCGCGGACATGGATCGTCATTATTACGCTGACCACCACCTGACCATCGCCCGCCACCCGTCAGAAACCGACGAACGCATGATGGTTCGGCTGCTCGCCTTTGCCCTGAATGCCGACGAGCCACTGGAATTTACCAAGGGCCTGAGCACCGACGACGAACCGGAGCTGTGGCAGAAAACCCTGAGCGACGACATAGAACTGTGGATAGAACTGGGCCTGCCCGAGGAATCCCGGTTGCGCAAAGCCTGCAACCGGGCCAAGAAGGTGCTTCTGTACACCTATGGCGGCAGGGCCGTTAGCCTGTGGTGGGACAAACACCGCAGCAAGCTGGAGCGGTTCGACAACCTGAGCATCGTTAACCTGCAGCCTGAAAGCACCAGCGCCCTGGCACAACTGGCCGAACGAAGCATGAACTTCCAGATTACGGTCCAGGATGGCGAAGTAACGGTCAGCAACGAAAACGCGCTGATCACGATCACCCCCGAACCCCTGTCCGCCTAG
- a CDS encoding ABC transporter substrate-binding protein, which translates to MKKLLTAFVGSMALAAAPVAFAAEATKELKMAYDADPVTMDIHEQLSGGMLQLSHLTFDPLLRWTKDLGFEPRLAESWERVDDNTMRFKLREGVKFHSGNELTAEDVKFTFERLKKSADYKAIFRPFTEVRVVDDYTFELVTEKPYPLLLNAATYIFPMDSEFYSGETDDGKAKDLIDKKGGSFASRNMSGTGPYIIADRQQGVRLEFERFADYWDTESPGNVGKIVLTPIKENNTRVSALLSGGVDFIAPVPPTDLDRIRSDKNTDLVTMTGTRIIMFQLNQERVEAFKNPKVREAIAYAVNQEGIAAKIMKGFATPAAQMSPEGYQGHNPNLKPRYDVAKAQELMKEAGYEDGFTITMMAPNNRYVNDDKIAQAVAAMLSRINIKVDLKTLPKAQYWPEFDDRAADMMMIGWHADTEDSANFYEFLTFCPDSETGAGQYNAGNYCNPELDKLVEMANVETDLDKRAEMLQTVEQRLYEDAAFIPLHWQDLAWAAKKNVKIEPVLNVMNFPYLGDLVIE; encoded by the coding sequence ATGAAAAAACTGTTGACAGCATTCGTTGGTTCCATGGCCCTGGCGGCGGCGCCGGTAGCCTTCGCCGCTGAGGCGACCAAGGAACTGAAAATGGCGTATGACGCCGACCCAGTAACCATGGATATCCATGAACAGCTCTCCGGTGGCATGCTCCAGCTGAGCCACCTGACCTTTGACCCGCTGCTGCGCTGGACCAAGGACCTCGGCTTCGAGCCGCGTCTGGCTGAGAGCTGGGAGCGGGTTGACGATAACACGATGCGGTTCAAGCTGCGTGAGGGTGTGAAATTCCATTCCGGCAACGAGCTGACTGCAGAAGATGTGAAGTTCACCTTCGAGCGCCTGAAGAAGAGCGCGGACTACAAGGCGATCTTCCGCCCGTTCACCGAAGTTCGCGTCGTTGATGACTACACCTTCGAGCTGGTGACCGAGAAACCGTATCCGCTGCTGCTGAACGCGGCGACCTACATCTTCCCGATGGACAGCGAGTTCTACAGCGGCGAGACCGACGACGGCAAAGCCAAGGACCTGATCGACAAGAAAGGTGGTTCCTTCGCGTCCCGGAACATGTCCGGTACTGGCCCTTACATCATTGCCGATCGCCAGCAGGGCGTTCGCCTTGAGTTCGAGCGCTTTGCCGATTACTGGGACACCGAGTCACCGGGCAACGTTGGCAAGATCGTGCTGACGCCGATCAAAGAAAACAACACCCGGGTTTCTGCCCTGCTGTCCGGCGGTGTTGATTTCATTGCACCGGTACCGCCCACCGATCTGGACCGTATCCGCAGCGACAAAAATACCGACCTGGTCACCATGACCGGTACGCGCATCATCATGTTCCAGCTTAACCAGGAGCGTGTGGAAGCCTTCAAGAACCCGAAAGTTCGTGAAGCCATCGCTTACGCGGTGAACCAGGAAGGCATTGCCGCCAAGATCATGAAGGGCTTTGCCACCCCGGCTGCGCAGATGTCGCCGGAAGGCTACCAGGGCCATAACCCGAACCTGAAGCCGCGTTACGACGTAGCCAAGGCCCAGGAACTGATGAAAGAAGCCGGCTATGAAGATGGCTTCACCATCACCATGATGGCGCCGAACAACCGTTACGTGAACGACGACAAGATCGCTCAGGCGGTGGCCGCGATGCTGTCGCGCATCAACATCAAGGTCGACCTGAAGACCCTGCCGAAGGCCCAGTACTGGCCGGAGTTTGATGACCGTGCAGCGGACATGATGATGATCGGCTGGCACGCCGACACCGAAGATTCAGCGAACTTCTACGAGTTCCTGACTTTCTGTCCGGATTCCGAAACCGGTGCAGGCCAGTACAACGCTGGCAACTACTGCAACCCGGAGCTCGACAAGCTGGTTGAAATGGCCAACGTCGAAACCGATCTGGACAAGCGTGCAGAGATGCTGCAGACCGTTGAGCAGCGCCTGTACGAAGACGCGGCCTTCATTCCGCTGCACTGGCAGGACCTTGCCTGGGCTGCGAAGAAGAACGTGAAGATCGAGCCGGTGCTCAACGTGATGAACTTCCCGTACCTGGGTGACCTCGTCATAGAGTAA